Proteins from a single region of Limisphaera ngatamarikiensis:
- a CDS encoding nucleoside hydrolase-like domain-containing protein, giving the protein MRPLGWVAVLLGLVRLYVEAEAGPAGCGALDGVRHRVVVCTDVGGTDPDDYQSLVYLLVYSDVLDLEGLISSPYGPGRKEHILEVIDAYERDYPRLRSWSEGYPPPDRLRAITKQGAIEPAPYAGYRGPTEGSDWLIRCARRSDARPLHVLVWGGLEDLAQALHDAPDILPRLRVYFIGGPNKKWSPDAYQYLVTRFPKLWLIEANSTYRGWFVGGDQTDPWGNRSFVERFVVGHGALGTLFAEKLSQLKMGDAPSVGWLLRGCPAEPGQSGWGGRFVRAWRRPYLRLERLPTEEDRLEVFGILEVVLKVDDDGRVPVEATLRVENQALPFARFADGTMRVRFSPRAAGLYRFNIASNSEVWDGRSGALTVVPLRADHAREPDPELPFWWTDDPAPEWAEGEHAGARTVSQWRRDFLRDFADRMRRCREAAGPVGIPQAIREGRGS; this is encoded by the coding sequence TTGCGGCCCTTGGGGTGGGTGGCGGTGCTGCTGGGGTTGGTGCGGCTGTACGTCGAGGCCGAGGCCGGGCCTGCCGGGTGCGGGGCGCTGGACGGAGTCCGGCATCGCGTGGTGGTGTGTACGGACGTGGGTGGGACGGATCCGGACGATTATCAGTCGCTGGTTTATTTGCTGGTGTACTCGGATGTGCTGGACCTGGAGGGGTTGATATCGTCGCCCTACGGGCCCGGCCGGAAAGAGCACATTCTCGAGGTGATCGATGCCTACGAGCGGGATTATCCGCGCTTGCGCAGCTGGTCGGAAGGTTATCCCCCGCCGGATCGGTTGAGGGCCATCACGAAACAGGGGGCGATTGAGCCTGCGCCCTATGCGGGTTATCGGGGGCCGACCGAGGGTTCAGATTGGTTGATCCGGTGTGCGAGGCGATCGGACGCGCGGCCGTTGCACGTGTTGGTATGGGGTGGACTGGAAGACCTTGCGCAGGCGTTGCATGACGCGCCGGACATCCTGCCCCGGTTGCGGGTGTACTTTATTGGCGGGCCGAACAAAAAGTGGAGTCCGGACGCGTATCAGTACCTGGTCACACGATTTCCAAAGCTCTGGTTGATTGAGGCGAACTCGACCTATCGCGGGTGGTTTGTTGGTGGTGATCAAACGGATCCCTGGGGCAACAGGAGCTTTGTGGAGCGGTTTGTGGTCGGGCATGGTGCCCTGGGGACATTGTTCGCGGAGAAGCTATCGCAGCTCAAAATGGGCGATGCACCCTCGGTGGGATGGCTGTTGCGGGGCTGCCCTGCGGAGCCGGGCCAATCGGGCTGGGGCGGGCGGTTTGTTCGGGCCTGGCGACGCCCGTATTTGCGGCTGGAGCGACTCCCGACGGAGGAGGACCGTTTGGAGGTGTTTGGCATCCTCGAAGTGGTGTTGAAAGTGGATGACGATGGGAGAGTTCCGGTTGAGGCCACGCTGCGGGTGGAGAACCAGGCGTTGCCGTTTGCCCGATTTGCGGACGGAACGATGCGTGTGCGGTTCTCACCCAGGGCGGCGGGTTTGTACCGGTTCAACATCGCGAGTAATTCAGAGGTCTGGGATGGCCGCAGCGGCGCCCTGACGGTGGTGCCGCTGCGGGCGGACCATGCACGCGAGCCGGATCCCGAGTTGCCGTTCTGGTGGACGGACGATCCGGCGCCCGAGTGGGCGGAGGGCGAGCATGCGGGAGCGCGAACGGTGAGCCAGTGGCGTCGGGATTTTTTACGGGACTTTGCGGATCGGATGCGACGGTGCCGCGAGGCGGCCGGTCCTGTCGGGATACCGCAGGCAATTCGGGAGGGCAGAGGTTCATGA
- a CDS encoding helix-turn-helix domain-containing protein: protein MKRFDVQRPEFQPYGFTCELWMPACMPRPDKHAEVELNWLRTGSLTYLLGGRRVTIPAGRLAIFWAAIPHQIVAFEGQHPYYVVTVPLGEFLGMGLPSDFTQRLLEGNLMQEPAPDPSDPIKFQQWERELRNSNPATERPVRLEIQARILRLARRISRQPTATCPDPALSRADQLACYIARHYQEPLSAARIAAAHGLHPNYAMTLFRRAFGTTMTEFITRHRLCHAQRLLVTTDLPILEVALASGFQSLSRFNEVFKQLCGCTPREYRKGHRPATKRQQVRLQHRSTARIRSSATPGT from the coding sequence GTGAAACGGTTCGATGTTCAGCGCCCGGAGTTTCAGCCCTACGGATTCACGTGCGAGCTCTGGATGCCGGCGTGCATGCCACGACCCGACAAACACGCCGAGGTGGAATTGAACTGGCTACGGACCGGCTCGCTCACCTACCTGCTCGGCGGCCGTCGCGTCACCATTCCGGCCGGGCGTCTGGCCATCTTCTGGGCCGCCATCCCGCACCAGATCGTCGCCTTCGAAGGTCAGCATCCCTATTATGTCGTCACCGTCCCCCTGGGCGAATTCCTCGGCATGGGTCTGCCCTCCGACTTCACCCAGCGGCTTTTGGAGGGCAACCTCATGCAGGAACCCGCACCCGATCCCTCCGACCCCATCAAGTTCCAACAATGGGAACGGGAGCTGCGCAACAGCAACCCCGCCACCGAACGACCGGTCCGACTCGAAATCCAAGCCCGCATCCTCCGCCTGGCACGGCGCATCTCCCGTCAACCCACAGCAACCTGTCCCGACCCCGCGTTGTCGCGGGCCGACCAACTGGCTTGCTACATCGCCCGCCATTACCAGGAACCGCTCAGTGCCGCCCGGATCGCAGCCGCCCACGGATTACACCCCAACTACGCCATGACCCTGTTCCGCCGCGCCTTCGGCACCACCATGACCGAGTTCATCACCCGCCACCGACTCTGCCACGCCCAACGCCTGCTGGTCACCACCGATCTCCCCATCCTGGAGGTCGCCCTGGCCTCCGGATTCCAGAGCCTCAGCCGGTTTAACGAGGTCTTCAAACAACTCTGCGGCTGCACCCCCCGCGAATATCGCAAAGGCCATCGCCCCGCCACCAAGCGGCAGCAAGTTCGCTTGCAACACCGCTCCACCGCCCGAATCCGATCAAGTGCCACGCCCGGGACCTGA
- a CDS encoding glucosamine-6-phosphate deaminase, translating to MSEDLESSRSSLGAPADASTAPVYRFTVDRLEVRVYADSLALARGAAVEAAQTLRRAVLEKGHARVIFACAASQIRFLETLTSQPGVDWARVVVFHMDEYLGLEAGHPASFRRFLREHLLEKVRPGEVHLLQGDAPEPLKEVRRYGEFLRATPVDLCCAGIGENGHLAFNDPPVADFNDPDPVKLVALDEACRRQQVREGWFADIESVPRYAYTLTIPTLCAAQRLVVVVPERRKAEAVARALSGPIHEACPASVLRRHPAATLFLDTESAALLRLP from the coding sequence ATGAGTGAAGATTTGGAATCTTCTCGGAGCTCGCTTGGAGCCCCGGCCGATGCTTCCACGGCCCCGGTGTACCGGTTCACAGTGGATCGGCTGGAGGTGCGGGTGTATGCCGATTCACTGGCACTGGCCCGGGGCGCGGCCGTCGAGGCGGCGCAGACGCTGCGCAGGGCGGTGCTGGAAAAGGGACATGCCCGGGTGATCTTCGCCTGTGCCGCTTCCCAGATTCGGTTTCTGGAGACCCTGACGTCGCAACCCGGGGTGGACTGGGCACGCGTCGTGGTGTTTCACATGGACGAGTACCTCGGACTGGAGGCCGGGCATCCGGCGAGTTTTCGGAGGTTCTTGCGTGAGCACCTGCTGGAAAAGGTCCGACCCGGCGAGGTACACCTCCTGCAGGGGGATGCGCCGGAACCGTTGAAGGAGGTGCGTCGGTACGGCGAATTTCTTCGAGCGACGCCCGTGGACCTGTGCTGCGCGGGGATTGGAGAAAACGGGCATCTTGCGTTCAACGACCCGCCGGTGGCGGATTTCAACGATCCGGACCCGGTGAAACTGGTGGCCCTGGACGAAGCGTGTCGGCGTCAGCAGGTGCGCGAGGGATGGTTCGCTGACATTGAATCCGTGCCGCGTTACGCGTATACGCTGACCATTCCGACCCTTTGTGCGGCGCAACGCCTGGTTGTGGTGGTGCCCGAGCGGCGGAAGGCGGAAGCCGTGGCGCGGGCTTTATCGGGGCCGATTCATGAGGCGTGTCCGGCCTCGGTGTTGCGGCGGCATCCGGCGGCAACTTTATTCCTGGACACCGAGTCGGCCGCGCTGCTGCGCTTGCCGTGA
- the ribH gene encoding 6,7-dimethyl-8-ribityllumazine synthase, with the protein MLRTVRTTRVRAAAERFAIVASRYNARYVDSMVRAARKALEQAGARVELVRVPGAYEIPLATELLARRAATEPASAPGAILCLGVILRGETVHAAHIGEAVSRALMEIQLRHAIPVIHEVLLLENEAQAAKRCLDPQHNRGLEAAHTALEMARVVRQLRSRSA; encoded by the coding sequence ATGTTGCGAACCGTTCGAACCACCAGGGTGCGAGCCGCAGCGGAGCGGTTCGCCATCGTGGCCTCGCGGTACAATGCCCGTTACGTGGACTCCATGGTACGGGCGGCCCGAAAAGCCCTCGAACAAGCCGGCGCACGGGTGGAACTCGTTCGGGTGCCGGGCGCTTATGAAATCCCGCTGGCGACGGAACTTCTGGCACGGCGCGCCGCGACCGAGCCCGCCTCAGCCCCCGGGGCAATCCTCTGCCTGGGCGTCATTCTGCGCGGCGAGACCGTTCACGCGGCCCACATCGGGGAAGCTGTGAGTCGTGCATTGATGGAGATCCAACTGCGCCACGCAATCCCCGTTATCCACGAGGTCCTGCTGTTGGAAAACGAGGCGCAGGCCGCCAAACGGTGTCTGGATCCGCAGCACAATCGCGGACTGGAGGCGGCTCACACCGCCCTGGAGATGGCCCGGGTGGTGCGCCAACTGCGCAGCCGGTCCGCCTGA